The Chryseobacterium sp. LJ668 genome segment AATGAAGGTCAGGTACAAACAATTACTTGGAACGTTGCTAATACAACCGCAGCTCCCGTAAGTACGCCAAATGTAACCATATTATTATCAAAAGATGGTGGTCTTACATTCCCTACTGTTTTAGTGGCAAGTACACCCAATAGTGGAAGCTATAGCTATACGGTTCCGGGTGGGCTTGGTACAGTCACTAATAATGCAAGAATTATGGTGAAAGCAGTGGACAATGTGTTTTTAAATGTTAATTCACAAAACTTCACAATCAATTCTTCGGCAGTTGTTATTCCTCCAGGCGGTGGTAATCCAGGCGGTGGTAATCCTGGTGGTGGTAATCCGGGCGGTCCTGGTAGTCCAGGAAGTCCAGGAAGTCCAGGTACACCTGGAAGCCCTCAATCTCCAATTTTCCAGGGTATGATGATTTATCCGGTTCCTTCAAATGACGGATACGTATACATTAAAACAGATTTCCCTCCGAAATTTGATGCAAACAGACTTCCTAGTCCTTACAAAGTGACGTATGAAATCTATGCAATGGACGGAAGATTGGTTGTGCCAATGAGAACAAGACACATTTTCTCAAGAACGGTTGATAACAGAGCTGATGAGAAAATTGATTTAAGAACTCTTCCAACAGAAGCTTACATGATTCATGTAACAGTAGATGACGAGAAGATTGTTAAAAAATTATTGATGCTGCATAAGAAGTAGTACATTAATATTCATAAAAAAACCGTTCAAGTGAACGGTTTTTTTTATGCTTAAAAATTGATATATTAATTCTGTTTAAACTCACTGATGAAATGCAACTTCACATTTGGGAATTTTTCCTGTGTCATATGAATCGTAAAAGAAGAATCAGCTAAAAACACCAACTGATTGTATTTGTCTCTTGCCATGAATCTCTGCTTTAATCTTGCAAACTCTTTAAATTCCTCAGATTTTTCATCAGCTTCTATCCAGCAAGCCTTATGCATAGAAAGTGGCTCATAAGTACATTTTGCTCCATATTCATGCTCCAAACGATATTGGATAACCTCATATTGAAGCGCACCTACTGTTCCGATAATTTTTCTGTTATTCATTTCAAGTGTAAATAACTGAGCAACACCTTCATCCATCAGCTGATCGATACCTTTCGCCAATTGTTTAGCCTTTAACGGATCATTATTATTAATATATCTGAAATGTTCAGGAGAGAAACTCGGAATTCCTTTGAAACTTATTTTTTCACCCCCCGTCAAAGTATCACCTATTCTGAAACTCCCCGTATCATGAAGTCCGACAATATCTCCGGGGAAACTTTCGTCTACCACTTCTTTTTTATCGGCAAAAAATGCATTCGGAGATGAAAATTTCATCTTTTTACCTTCTCTTACCAGAAGATAATTTTCATTTCTTTTAAACGTTCCTGAAACAATTTTTACGAAAGCCAGACGGTCTCTGTGTTTGGGATCCATATTGGCGTGAATTTTAAAAACAAATCCTGTAAAAGCATTTTCTTCAGGTTTTACCATACGTGTTTCGCTTTCTTTAGGCTGTGGCTTCGGAGCAATTTCAATGAAGGCATCCAATAATTCACGAACCCCAAAATTATTTAAAGCCGAACCAAAGAAAACAGGCTGAAGATCACCATTCAGATAATCTTCGCGGCTGAATTCCGGATAAACAGATTGTATTAATTCTAATTCTTCCCTTAAATTCTGTGCGGCTTTTGCACCGATGATTTCATCGATCGTAGGATCGTTGATGTCATCAAATTTGATTGCTTCACCAACTTTTTGTTTCTTTTCCTCTAAAAATAACTGAATATTGTTTTCCCAGATGTTATAAATTCCCTGAAAATCAGCTCCCATCCCAATCGGAAGTGAAAGAGGAATCACTCTTAAGCCTAATTTTTGCTCAACCTCATCCAAAAGATCAAAGGCATCTTTACCTTCACGGTCAAGCTTATTAATGAATACCAACATCGGGATATTCCTCATTCTGCAAACCTTTACCAGTTTTTCGGTTTGTTCCTCAACACCTTTAGCAACGTCAATCACAACGATTACAGAATCTACGGCAGTCAAAGTTCTATAAGTATCTTCGGCAAAATCTTTGTGGCCGGGTGTGTCGAGAATATTGATTTTATATCCCTTATATTCAAATGCCAATACGGAAGTCGCAACGGAGATTCCTCTCTGTCTTTCGATTTCCATAAAGTCGGAGGTAGCCCCTTTTTTAATTTTATTCGATTTTACAGCTCCTGCTTCCTGAATAGCTCCACCAAAAAGAAGCAACTTTTCTGTAAGTGTAGTTTTTCCTGCATCGGGGTGAGAAATAATTCCGAATGTTTTTCTTTTCTCTATTTCTTTGAGTAAATCTGACATAGTGTATTTTGAATTTGCAAAAATCGTTATTTTTATCGGATTCTGAAAATCAGATTTGAGACTTGTTAAAACCGGTGATGGTTTTAAGATAATAAGCAACACATAAACCGATCACAACCATCACTGTACTGAATGGAAAGATATAGCTCATACCCCAAATATCCGCAACACCACCAATTAGCGGACCAGCAACACCCAGCGAAAGATCAATAAAAAGGCCGTAACCTGCCAATGCAGAACCCTGACTGGATGGCGAAACGCTTTTAATAGCAACTACTCCCAGCGCAGGGAAAATTAAAGAAAACCCTAAACCCGTCACTCCGGCTCCTAAAAGTGCCATCTCAGAATTGGTGGCAAGTGAAATGATTAAAAGTCCGATTGTTTCTACTACGAGACAGGCAATAGCAACCTTGATTCCTCCGAAATTATTGATTACATTACTGAAAACTAACCTTCCTGCAACAAATAATCCTCCGAAAACGGTGAGACAAAGCGCTCCGTTATTCCAGTGAAAATAATTGTAATACAATGTAATGAACGTTGAGATGCTTGCAAAACCAATTCCACCTAAAGCCAGACAAATTCCGAAAGGAGAAACTTTACCTAGAACTTTCCAAAACGATTGAGAATCATGAGTATGAGAATTGGTGTAGTTTAATTTCATTTTGGCAAAAACATAACCAAGAATTCCGATCAGAATAGAAATGATTCCAATGCCATAAAGACCAAATTTTTGTTCGATAAAGACTCCTGATGAAGCTCCGATTGCCAAAGCACCATAACAGGCAACACCGTTGTACGAAATAATTTTTGCGGTATGCTTTTCGCCTAAGGCCATAATTGCCCAATTGATAGGACTTGCACCAATCATTCCTTCTCCGCAACCAGTCAGCAGTCGTGTTATAATTAGAAAACCTAAACTAATCAATGGTGAAAGTTTAAAATAATATGCTGAAATTAGGAAAATGCCGGTTACTGAAAAGCTAATCATGCTGAATAAGACAGCAGGTTTCGGACCTTTTCCATCGATGATTTTTCCGGAATAAGCTCTTAGAAAAAATGTTGCAATATATTGTAAGCTGATAACAAGTCCTGCAATAACCAGATTGAAACCTAGATTTTTACTAATGAAAATCGGTAAAACAGACAGCGATAAACCGATAATGAAATATCCTAAAAATGTGAAACCAACGTAAGAAAATAAAGATAAATTAACATTTGATGACTTGGCTGCATAACTCATATTCATAAAAATTAAGGTGCAAAGATACTGCGGAAAAATCATTTAAAACCGATTATAAGTTTTAATAGATAAGATTTATAACCAAAGATTTGAAGTAGCTTTACTATATCATATTCATAAAATCAATTATATTTGTTCCATAAATTTAAACATGGAAAGCAGCAAATATCCCAACTTCAAATTCACATGGCTTGGAGGTCTTATTTTATTCGCAGGTTTTGTGGTAGGTTCCGTGGCAGTAGGGTTTTTTAATGTTTTCTGGATGTTGGTTTTTAAAGAAAACCTGCAGTATAAAGACTGGTTTCTGATGGCTTCTAATGCAGTTGTATTTTTGTCTTCTATAGCTTTTTTTGATTTTTTTGTTGTCAGAATCACTACCAAAAAGAAACTGAATTTCAATTTTTCTCCTACTAATTTTTATACATATTTCCTTATATTTCCCATGATGCTTGGGATGATGTTCATTGGCGAATTTGTCACTTCTCAAATTCCAATTACAGGCCCGTTTTTCGGGAAATACTATGATTTTTTTACGGATTTGATGAGTCAACTGACTGATAATCCTGTTGTTATGATTCTTACAGCAGTAATTATGGCGCCAATATTTGAAGAAATTATTTTCAGAGGAATTATTCAGAAAGGAATGATCAATAAAGGTGTTAAACCTTGGAAAGCAATCGTCATAGCCTCGATAATCTTCGGTCTGGTGCACGGAAATCCTTGGCAGTTCGTCGGCGCAATTCTTTTAGGTTGTGTGCTGGGTTTGGTATACTATAAAACCAAATCTCTGCTGTTACCAATGCTGCTTCATGGTTTCAACAATCTTTGCTCTTCAATTTTAATATTGTATACAAAAAATGAAAGTTTTGGAGAAGCCTTTAAAGTTGCAGATTACATTATACTGATCATAGGAATCGTACTTTTTTCTCTGTTCTATTATTTATTTATGAAAAAATATAAAGTGCATTATTCTGAAATTTAATTTAATACAAACTTCACAAAGAATTGATGATGTAATTTGTATGAAATCATTTCAGTCTGTACTTGAAATAAAAAAAATTAAAATCTATCATGGAATTATTAGTTGCTACACACAACATACATAAAAAAGAAGAAATACAGCAGATTTTAAGCGATAGTTTTGTCGTTAAAAGCCTGACCGACTATAATATACACGATGAAATAGTAGAAGATGGTGATTCTTTCCACGCTAATGCATTAATTAAAGCTAAATTTTGCTTTGAAAAAACAGGAATTCCAAGTTTGGGCGATGATAGCGGTTTGGTTGTAGAATCTCTTGACGGAAGACCGGGAATTTTTTCTGCACGTTATGCCGGAGATCATGATTTTGCAAAAAATATTGAAAAAGTTTTAAGCGAAATGGAAAATGTTGAAAACAGAAAAGCTTATTTCATTACTGTTTTATGTTATTACGACGAAAATGGTGCACAGTATTTTGAAGGCCGAGCTCCCGGAAATTTACTTACAGAAAATAAAGGCCAAAAAGGGTTTGGCTATGATCCTATTTTTGTTCCGGAAGGATATGAACTGACTTTTGCAGAGATGAATCCTGAAGATAAAAATCAAATCAGTCATAGAAAACAGGCTTTGGATTTGTTTCTAAAGTTCCTAAAATTGAAAGAAGATCTTTAGTGCTAGATTAAAATTTAGATGATGCAAATCGCACAAAATAATGTCATTAATCTCAACATCAGCCTCAACCTTTTATCGTACATTTGCCGGTAATAAACTTTTAATTTGAGTACTTATTTAACCATTTTAGGCTTTAATTCAGCAATTCCTACCGTTAATACTTCACCCACATCTCAGCTTCTGGAAATGGAAGAAAGATGTTTTCTGATCGATTGCGGAGAAGGAACACAGGTGCAGCTGAGAAAAGCGAAAGCAAGATTTTCAAAAATCAATCATATATTTATTTCCCATCTTCACGGCGATCACTGCTTTGGTTTGCCGGGGCTAATTGCGTCTTTTCGTTTGTTGGGAAGAGATATTCCGCTTCATGTATACGGCCCGAAAGGAATAAAAAAAATGCTCGAAACCATTTTTACAATTACTGAAACCCATCGTGGTTTTGAGATCGTTTATCATGAGTTAGACAAAGATTATTCCGAAAAAATTTACGAAGACAACAGAGTAGAAGTATACACAATTCCATTAGACCATAGAATTTACTGCAACGGTTATCTTTTTAAAGAAAAGCAAAAAGACAGGCATTTGAATATGCAAGAGATTTCAAAATATAAAGAAATTGAAACCTGCGATTATCATCATTTGAAAGCAGGGAAAGATTTTGAATTAAGTGACGGATACATCCTTAAAAACGAAATTTTAACAACAGAACCTGCAGCGCCGGTCTCGTATGCATTTTGCAGTGATACCAGATATTTGGAGTCTGTAGTATCAATCATTAAAAATGTGACGGTTCTGTATCATGAGTCTACTTTCTTACATGATTTAAAAGAAATGGCAGATTACACAGGCCACACTACAGCACTGGAAGCTGCGAGAATTGCAAGAAAAGCACAGGTTGAAAAACTGATTCTGGGTCATTTCTCAAACAGATATAGTGATTTGACGGTCTTCACAGACGAAGCAAGAACGGTTTTTCCAAATACATTTTTACCAAAAGCCCTGGAAGTTGTAAAAATATAATTGAATATGAATTTTGAAGAATTAAAAGATTTTCTGGATGAAAAGACTGATGTCTATAATAGTTCGGAATTCATTCAAGATGATCCTGTACAGATACCGCATCGTTTTTCTTTAGAGCAGGATATAGAAATTGCAGGCTTTCTGGCGGCCACCATCTCATGGGGAAACAGAAAAGCCATTATTAAATCTGCTGACAAAATGCTCGATATGATGGGCAACTCTCCATATGATTTTGTGATGAATCATTCTGAAAACGATTTAAAATCAATTGAAGAAAAAAGTATTCACAGAACTTTCAACGGTGAAGATTTTGCATATTTTATCCGACAGTTTAATAGAATATATAAAGAAAATGAAAGTTTAGAAGACTTATTTATCATTAAAAATCCTGAGGCAAACTTCTATCATGCTATAGAAAGGTTCAGGGCAGATTTTTTGCAGGCTGAAAAACACAGAAGTCATAAGCATGTCAGTTCGCCGTATAAAAATTCATCTTCAAAAAGGATCATCATGTTTCTGCGTTGGATGGTACGGAATGATAATCGTGGTGTAGATTTTGGAATCTGGAAAAACATAGATCCCAAATATTTATCAATACCTTTAGACGTTCACACCGGAAATATTTCAAGAAAATTAGGATTGATTTCTCGGACGCAAAACGACTGGAAAACTGTTTTGGAATTAGATGAAATCCTTAGGAAATTTGACGATAAAGATCCTGCCAAATATGATTTTGCATTGTTTGGTCTTGGCGTAACAAAAGAATTATTTTAAATAAAGTATTCATGAAAACCTCACACGAAAAATTAGAGCTTTTAGAAAAAATAGCAAACGGAATCACATGGTGGATCGGATCTATACCGTCTCTGGTTGTTCATACTCTGTTTTTTATCACTTCATTCCTTCTTCCGGCACTTCATATTGTTGAGTTTGATAAGATGCTGCTGATTTTGACGACGGTTGTTTCATTGGAAGCCATTTATTTAGCTATTTTCATCCAGATGTCAGTGAATAAAAGCCATGAAAAAATTGAAGATATTCAGGAAGATATTGAGGAAATCAGCGAAGATATTGAAGATATCCAAGAGGATTTGGAAGAAATAAGTGAAGATATTGAGGAAATAACGGAAGATATTGAAGATATTCAGGAAGATATAGAAGAAATCAATGAGGATGAGGATGATGAAGATCATATTGAGAGGGCAAAAAATGTAATTTTGAAAAGCAATGTCAATTCAAACAAAAATGAAATTAAATTTTTAAAAGATAAAATTCAGGAGCTTCAGAATATGATTGATCAGATGAAAAAAGATTAAGTTTAAGAATTTAAATTGATTTTAATTATTTTGAATCATAGTACAGATTTATTATTAATTCAGAAATCTATTGATTAAACCTCAAGCAATTAGAATTATTTTTATTATTTTTGAACAAACAATTACAAAATGTTAAAATATCGATCGAAAAATTACTTTAGATTTAGTCTTGTATTATTATTCCTTCTGAGTACTTTTTCTTCCGCACAAACTTTAAAGCAGCGAAGATCAGAATCAGCAAAGAATAAAGTTCCATCTTCTTCAGCCAAAGCTGGTGATCTGATAGATGTAAATGTCACTCCTTACGTGGGGTCTACTTATACGCCCGCTCAATTAGTTACCAATGTTTTGGTGGGAGGATCTGTTTCTTGTGGAACTCCAAATATTTCAAATGTTGTGATTTCACCAGTACAACCTGTTACAGATAACGAGAGATTTTGGGGGTATTTTCATAAAGGTACTTCAAATTTTCCTTTTACAGAAGGTATTGTCTTAACTACGGGGACAGCACGTTTAGCGGGAAATAATCCGGAGGGACAATTGGGTGTTAATCTTACCACTGGTACTGATACCGATCTAGAAACAGCTTTAATAGGTAGCACGCTTAATCTGGAGGATGCGGTTATTTTAGAGTTTGATTTCGTTCCATCCAGTTCACAGATGACATTTAATTATATTTTTGCTTCGGAAGAATATGATGGCGGATTTCCTTGTTCAGGGTACGAAGATGCCTTTGCCCTTCTTTTGAAACCCAATACACCTGGAAGTACATATACCAACCTTGCAGTATTGCCGGGTGGTGCGGGGCTTGTAACTGCTACTAACATTGTACCTGCCAGTTTTACCTGCGGTCCGATCAACGCACAATATTATGAGACTTCATCACCTACTAATCAAACCAATCTGTTTGGAAGAACAGTTCCTTTAACAGCCCAGGCAACTGTAATACCGGGACAATCTTATCATATTAAAATGGTAATGGCCGATGATAATGACGGAACTCATGATTCAGCTGTTTTTTTAGAAGCCGGATCATTTGATATCGGAATCAGTATCGTTGACAGTGCAGGAAATCCGTTACCGGAAACCCTGAATGTTTGTGATAATACCCCACAGATTTTAAAAGCTCAGGTAGTTGCAACTCCTGGTATGACATTTCAGTGGTTTAAAAACGATATAGCTATTCCGGGAGCTACCAGTATTACATATACAGCGACGTCACCGGGTGTCTATACTGTAAAAGTTACAGTACCAGGCGGAGCTTGTCCGGGAGAGGCTAAAGTTACCATTATTGGAGGTACAAGTCCGGTTACTCAAAATGCTACGCTTAAACTTTGTACAACACCAAGTAATTTTACATTCAACCTTGATTCTGCAAAACCACTTATTAGTACAACAACCGGAGCCATTTTCAAATTTTATTTGGCACAGGCAGATGCAATAGCAGGAAATGCAAGTAATATAACCAATACAACTGCATTTAATGGAAACGACGGGCAGATTATCTATGTAAATGTTTCAAATGGAGCTTTCTGTTCAAAAGTGGCTACACTTACATTGAGAAAAGAAGCTACGCCGATAGCAGTTCTTGCAGCTTCAAAATTAAAAATATGTTCAGGAGAATCTGTAACCCTCACAGCATCAGGTGGAGCAACCTACCAATGGGATGGCTTTACAGGAACAGGAGCGGTTCGCACGGTTTCACCAACACAAAATACCACCTATACTGTATATGCCATCGGAGCTCAGGGATGTAAATCTTTACAGCCGGCAACAGTTGTTGTAGAAGTGGTGCCTGCAATTACTTCAAATCTTAAAGGCGGATTTATCTGTTTAGGTGACAGAATTACTTTAGATGCAGGAGCAGGACCGAATTATACATACCAGTGGAACAACGGCGAAACAGCACAAACAGTAGCTGCAGCAACACCGGGAACTTATTCTGTGACTATTAGTAATGGCGTTTGTTCTAAAGTCTTTACAACGCAGGTTATTTTAGCGATAATTCCAGAGATCATCAATGTAGATTACAGTGAGGGCGGAACCATGGTCATTACAGCAAGCAATCCTAGTAACGGACAATTAGAATATTCTATTGATAACGGGGTGACTTGGCAGTCTTCAAATGTCTTTACCAACGTTCCTAAAAATGTTATTGTTCCTATCAGAGTTAGGGTGAAAAACACGAGCTGTGTAGGTTTCGTAGAATATTTTACTTTCATCATGAAAAATGTAATTACTCCAAATGGTGATAATGTAAATGATATGATTGATTTCAGAGGAATCAGCGATCTTAAAGATTTCCAGGCAGTAATTTCAGACCGTTACGGAAAAGCAGTATTTAAAGCAGAAAAAATAAGACCTTTCTGGGACGGATATTTCCAGGGAAAAAAATTACCCACGTCTTCTTATTGGTATCAGGTAACATTTGAAGACCCTGCAAGCAAAAAACTGACTGTAAAAACAGGATGGATTTTGTTAAAGAATTTTGAATAGAAAATATAATTCAGTATACCTTAAAAGACCGATAGCTTATCGGTCTTTTTTTTCCTGTTTTAGAGAAATTGTTGCTGTTAAAATATACAATTTATGTTAATAGTAATATATGTATGGGTGAATTAAATTTAAATCAAAAAAAATAGTATTTTTGTTAGAAATAATACAAAATGTTTAATAAAAGTGCAGGAAGTTTATTTTTGGCTTTATTTTTAGCTCTTCTTGGAAATTTTACATTTTCTCAGAACAGGGAAAAAGGTAAGAGTATCATGAAAGCTTCTTCTCAGACAATGAAAGCAGGCGCTTTTATTGATGTAAATACAGCCGGCTATCCGGAGTCTTCATATAGTATAACCCAATTGGTAAAAGATGTTCTTATTGCCGGCGGTTCAGCATGTTCTACAGCGAATGTAAGCAATGTTGTTGTATCACCTAATTTAGCAGTGAGCAATCAGGCAAGAACCTGGGGTTTCTTTAATAAAGGAACTACCAATTTCCCGTTTGCAAAAGGAATCGTTCTCACAACAGGTCATGCCAGAAAAGCTGGAAATACTTTTCAGTCATCAGAACTTAGTGATGGTGTCCCGACCCAAGGTGATACAGATCTGGCAACAGCTCTTGGTATTTCTAATGTCAATTTAAAAGATGCAACTTACATAGAATTTGATTTTGTTCCGAGTTCCACAGAAGTTAAATTTAGGTATCTTTTTGCTTCAGAGGAGTATGAAAATAATTATCCTTGTACAATTGGTGATGGTTTTGCATTATTGCTGAAAAAAGTTGGAGACCCTAATTATATTAATTTGGCAGTATTGCCTGGTGGAGCAGGACCTGTAAGTGTTACCAATATTCACCCTGCTAATGAATTTGACGGCACACCTCTTGGCTGTGGAGCGGCGAATGCTTCATATTTCGGAGGCTATAATAATGCCGCGATCGAGACGAATTTCAGTGGCCGTACGGTTCCATTAACAGCACAAGCAACCGTAATTCCTGGCCAGACTTACCATTTTAAAATGGTTTTGGCAGATTTTCAAGATGCTGCTTTCGATTCGGGGGTATTTTTAGAAGCGGGTTCGTTTGACATAGGAGTGCAAATTTTAGGACCTACTGGCGTTCAGCTTCCGCCGTCTATTAATGTTTGTGATAATGCTCCGCAGACTTTCACGGCATCAGTTCAGATTCCAAATGCTACTTACCAGTGGTTTTTAGGAACAACGCCAATCCCTGGAGCAACCAGTGCATCTTATATTGCAACTCAGCCTGGAGTATACTCTGTTGAGGTTACCATTCCTGGAAATTCGTGTCCCGGAAAAGCTACAGTGACAATTGTTGGCGGAACTTCGCCGACTGTACAGAATGCTACATTGACGAGCTGTTATGCTGCAGGCAATGTGACTTTTAACTTAACTTCAGCACAAGCTTCTATAAGTACAACGCCGGGAGCTACATTTTCATATTATGTCAATCAGGCTGATGCCAACGCAGGAAATGCAAGTACAATTGCTGTACCGACTGCCTTTTCCAGTGCAGGAAATCAAACTATCTATGTTTTAGTTAAAAATGGTTTCTGCTCTAAAGTTGCACAGTTACAGCTGGTCAAAGCTGCTGAAATCACAGCTACGATAGCACCGCCGCAAGTATTGACGTGTACCAATTCTCAGATCATATTAAATGCTTCAGCATCTGTTTATCCTGCAGGATCTACATTTGCATGGACAACGACAGGAGGAAATATAGTATCGGGTGGAACCACTCTAAACCCAGTCATTAATGCGGCAGGAACATATACATTAACGATCTCAAATACGTTTGCAGGAAACGTAACCTGTACCGGTGTTGCCAATGTCACAGTGACAGGAAACAGCGCGCCGCCAACTACTGGGCTTACAGCAAGTAAAATAATAATTTGCTCCGGAGAAACAGTTACTTTAACCGCTACTGGCGGAGTAACGTACAATTGGGGAGGCGGACTTCCCGGAAATGGTGCAACCCAGATTGTAACACCAACAGCAAACACAACGTATACAGTAACCGCAGTTGGTGCTAACGGTTGTGTTTCGACTACACCGGCTACAGTAACCATTCAGGTTTCTCAACCGTTTACCGCTCAGAATGCAAGTCTTATCAAATGTTTTCAGCAGGGAAATATTACATATGATTTAACTTTCGCACAAAGCCAGATCAGTACAGCATCCGGATTAACATTTACGTATTATGTAAACCAGGCTGATGCAAATGCCGGAAACACAAATAATATAACGACCCCAACAACATTCTCAAGTGCAGGAAACCAAACAATTTATGTTCTTGTAACAAATGGAGGATGTAAATATGTTGTTACGTTACAATTATTGACAACTGCGCCGACAACATTGACCATCGCTGCACCACAAACAATAACATGTACAACCGCTCAGGTGACTTTAAATGCATCAGCATCTGTAATCCCTGCAGGATCTACAGTGGTGTGGACGACAACAGGAGGGAACATCGTATCTGGTGCGAATACGCTAAACCCTATCGTTAATGCTGCAGGAACGTATACTTTAACAGTAACTAATGTTACTCAACCCGCAAATTTAACATGTACATTTACGGCAACGGTAACAGTTATACAGGATAAGGTTTTACCTGTTGCAAATTTAACGTCTACTTTCCAGCAAATTTGTCCGGGAGAATCTGTTACCTTAACGGCTTCAGGAGGTGCAACATATAATTGGGGGAATGGTCTTACAGGAAATGGGCCTACACAAACTGTTTCACCAGCTACTACTACAATATACACTGTTTTTGCAGTTGGTGCCAATGGTTGTATTTCTACCAATCCTGCGTCTATAACCATTGTCGTGGGTCCGCCAACAGCAATCGTTGCTGCTTCTAAAAGTAAAATATGTGCCGGCGAATCAGTTACTTTAACAGCGAGTGGAGGTTTCACGTATAACTGGGTAGGATTACCGGGTAACGGAAATACACAAGTAGTTACACCAACAGTTACCACTACGTATTCAGTTTTTGCATTGGGAGGAAACGGATGCGTATCAACCACACCTGCAACGATAACTATTGAAGTTGTTCCGGCAATTGTTTCTACATTAAAAGATGTATATGCATGTGCTGGTGATGCAGGAATTCTAGATGCAGGCGCGGGACCGAACTATACTTATTTATGGAGCACTGGTGCTACTACACAAACAATCTCAACAAATATCCCGGGATCTTATAGTGTAACCATCAGTAACGGAACCTGCTCTAAACTATTTACTGCTCAGCTAATTAATCCAGACCTTCCGCAATTTACCAACGTTGTCTTTGAAAACAATGTATTAACAATCACGGCTACCAATCCATCGGGTGGAGTGTTAGAATATTCTATTGACGGCGGTATCACTTGGCAGACATCTAATATTTTTTATA includes the following:
- a CDS encoding peptide chain release factor 3 — translated: MSDLLKEIEKRKTFGIISHPDAGKTTLTEKLLLFGGAIQEAGAVKSNKIKKGATSDFMEIERQRGISVATSVLAFEYKGYKINILDTPGHKDFAEDTYRTLTAVDSVIVVIDVAKGVEEQTEKLVKVCRMRNIPMLVFINKLDREGKDAFDLLDEVEQKLGLRVIPLSLPIGMGADFQGIYNIWENNIQLFLEEKKQKVGEAIKFDDINDPTIDEIIGAKAAQNLREELELIQSVYPEFSREDYLNGDLQPVFFGSALNNFGVRELLDAFIEIAPKPQPKESETRMVKPEENAFTGFVFKIHANMDPKHRDRLAFVKIVSGTFKRNENYLLVREGKKMKFSSPNAFFADKKEVVDESFPGDIVGLHDTGSFRIGDTLTGGEKISFKGIPSFSPEHFRYINNNDPLKAKQLAKGIDQLMDEGVAQLFTLEMNNRKIIGTVGALQYEVIQYRLEHEYGAKCTYEPLSMHKACWIEADEKSEEFKEFARLKQRFMARDKYNQLVFLADSSFTIHMTQEKFPNVKLHFISEFKQN
- a CDS encoding MFS transporter; the encoded protein is MSYAAKSSNVNLSLFSYVGFTFLGYFIIGLSLSVLPIFISKNLGFNLVIAGLVISLQYIATFFLRAYSGKIIDGKGPKPAVLFSMISFSVTGIFLISAYYFKLSPLISLGFLIITRLLTGCGEGMIGASPINWAIMALGEKHTAKIISYNGVACYGALAIGASSGVFIEQKFGLYGIGIISILIGILGYVFAKMKLNYTNSHTHDSQSFWKVLGKVSPFGICLALGGIGFASISTFITLYYNYFHWNNGALCLTVFGGLFVAGRLVFSNVINNFGGIKVAIACLVVETIGLLIISLATNSEMALLGAGVTGLGFSLIFPALGVVAIKSVSPSSQGSALAGYGLFIDLSLGVAGPLIGGVADIWGMSYIFPFSTVMVVIGLCVAYYLKTITGFNKSQI
- a CDS encoding CPBP family intramembrane glutamic endopeptidase, whose product is MESSKYPNFKFTWLGGLILFAGFVVGSVAVGFFNVFWMLVFKENLQYKDWFLMASNAVVFLSSIAFFDFFVVRITTKKKLNFNFSPTNFYTYFLIFPMMLGMMFIGEFVTSQIPITGPFFGKYYDFFTDLMSQLTDNPVVMILTAVIMAPIFEEIIFRGIIQKGMINKGVKPWKAIVIASIIFGLVHGNPWQFVGAILLGCVLGLVYYKTKSLLLPMLLHGFNNLCSSILILYTKNESFGEAFKVADYIILIIGIVLFSLFYYLFMKKYKVHYSEI
- the rdgB gene encoding RdgB/HAM1 family non-canonical purine NTP pyrophosphatase gives rise to the protein MELLVATHNIHKKEEIQQILSDSFVVKSLTDYNIHDEIVEDGDSFHANALIKAKFCFEKTGIPSLGDDSGLVVESLDGRPGIFSARYAGDHDFAKNIEKVLSEMENVENRKAYFITVLCYYDENGAQYFEGRAPGNLLTENKGQKGFGYDPIFVPEGYELTFAEMNPEDKNQISHRKQALDLFLKFLKLKEDL
- a CDS encoding ribonuclease Z; the protein is MSTYLTILGFNSAIPTVNTSPTSQLLEMEERCFLIDCGEGTQVQLRKAKARFSKINHIFISHLHGDHCFGLPGLIASFRLLGRDIPLHVYGPKGIKKMLETIFTITETHRGFEIVYHELDKDYSEKIYEDNRVEVYTIPLDHRIYCNGYLFKEKQKDRHLNMQEISKYKEIETCDYHHLKAGKDFELSDGYILKNEILTTEPAAPVSYAFCSDTRYLESVVSIIKNVTVLYHESTFLHDLKEMADYTGHTTALEAARIARKAQVEKLILGHFSNRYSDLTVFTDEARTVFPNTFLPKALEVVKI
- a CDS encoding TIGR02757 family protein, giving the protein MNFEELKDFLDEKTDVYNSSEFIQDDPVQIPHRFSLEQDIEIAGFLAATISWGNRKAIIKSADKMLDMMGNSPYDFVMNHSENDLKSIEEKSIHRTFNGEDFAYFIRQFNRIYKENESLEDLFIIKNPEANFYHAIERFRADFLQAEKHRSHKHVSSPYKNSSSKRIIMFLRWMVRNDNRGVDFGIWKNIDPKYLSIPLDVHTGNISRKLGLISRTQNDWKTVLELDEILRKFDDKDPAKYDFALFGLGVTKELF
- a CDS encoding DUF1003 domain-containing protein, producing the protein MKTSHEKLELLEKIANGITWWIGSIPSLVVHTLFFITSFLLPALHIVEFDKMLLILTTVVSLEAIYLAIFIQMSVNKSHEKIEDIQEDIEEISEDIEDIQEDLEEISEDIEEITEDIEDIQEDIEEINEDEDDEDHIERAKNVILKSNVNSNKNEIKFLKDKIQELQNMIDQMKKD